In Synechococcus sp. Nb3U1, one DNA window encodes the following:
- the folD gene encoding bifunctional methylenetetrahydrofolate dehydrogenase/methenyltetrahydrofolate cyclohydrolase FolD has protein sequence MSAKILDGKALAARLQAEMAEQVQAWIPQVGRPPGLAVLRVGGDPASAVYVRGKERACERVGMASFGQHFPVETPPAQLLDTILRLNQDERIDGLLVQLPLPPGWDPIPPLLAIDPDKDVDGLHPTNLGRLVRGEPGLQSCTPLGVMRLLQAEGIPIAGQKAVVVGRSILVGKPLSLMLLAADATVTVAHSRTPDLADVTRRADIVVVAVGKPRLLSADMVKPGAVVIDVGINRTLTPEGSSQLVGDVCYEEVKEVAAAITPVPGGVGPMTVTMLLHNTLESYRLRNCR, from the coding sequence ATGTCCGCGAAGATCCTGGATGGCAAGGCCCTAGCGGCTCGCCTGCAAGCCGAGATGGCAGAGCAGGTACAAGCCTGGATCCCTCAGGTGGGTCGTCCGCCGGGATTGGCAGTGTTGCGTGTCGGGGGGGATCCTGCCAGTGCTGTTTATGTACGGGGAAAGGAGCGGGCCTGCGAGCGGGTGGGTATGGCCTCTTTTGGCCAGCATTTTCCTGTGGAGACACCCCCTGCTCAGTTGCTCGACACCATTCTCCGGCTGAACCAGGATGAGCGCATCGACGGGCTCTTGGTTCAGTTACCTCTACCCCCCGGCTGGGATCCGATCCCACCCCTATTGGCCATCGACCCTGACAAGGATGTGGATGGGTTGCACCCGACGAACTTGGGGCGGCTAGTGCGCGGGGAGCCGGGCTTGCAAAGCTGTACACCTCTGGGGGTGATGCGCCTGTTGCAGGCCGAAGGGATCCCGATTGCCGGCCAAAAGGCCGTGGTGGTAGGGCGCAGCATTTTGGTAGGCAAACCCTTGAGCTTGATGTTGTTGGCTGCCGATGCCACGGTTACCGTGGCTCATTCTCGCACTCCAGATTTAGCTGATGTGACCCGTCGTGCCGACATTGTGGTAGTGGCGGTGGGCAAACCCCGTTTGCTGTCTGCCGACATGGTCAAGCCAGGGGCAGTGGTGATCGATGTGGGCATCAACCGCACCCTAACCCCCGAAGGATCCAGCCAATTGGTGGGCGATGTCTGCTACGAAGAGGTGAAAGAGGTAGCAGCAGCCATTACCCCTGTGCCGGGAGGTGTGGGGCCGATGACGGTGACAATGCTGTTGCACAACACCCTTGAGAGTTACCGACTGCGGAATTGCCGATAA
- the msrA gene encoding peptide-methionine (S)-S-oxide reductase MsrA — MALFGFGKKSSLPTERDALPGRAEAMSILNRHFVNGNPLQPPFPEGMEQALFGMGCFWGAERKFWQVPGVFSTSVGYAAGFTPNPTYREVCSGLTGHNEVVRVIYDPTQVSYGQLLRVFWENHDPTQGMRQGNDVGTQYRSGIYVYSQAQREWAEKTREIYQEALQAQGYGKITTEILDAPEFYYAEDYHQQYLAKNPGGYCGLGGTKVCLPEVLAESM; from the coding sequence ATGGCGCTCTTCGGATTTGGCAAAAAGTCCTCCTTGCCCACAGAACGTGATGCCCTGCCTGGACGTGCTGAGGCCATGTCGATCCTCAATCGGCACTTCGTGAACGGCAATCCGCTGCAACCGCCCTTTCCAGAGGGGATGGAGCAGGCCTTGTTTGGCATGGGTTGCTTCTGGGGGGCTGAGCGCAAGTTTTGGCAAGTGCCCGGAGTGTTTAGTACTTCCGTGGGTTACGCCGCTGGATTCACTCCCAACCCCACCTATCGGGAAGTGTGTAGTGGTCTGACAGGGCACAACGAGGTGGTGCGTGTGATTTACGACCCGACTCAAGTCAGCTACGGGCAGTTGCTGAGGGTGTTTTGGGAAAACCACGACCCAACTCAAGGGATGCGTCAAGGCAATGATGTTGGCACCCAGTACCGATCTGGCATCTATGTTTATTCTCAGGCTCAGCGGGAATGGGCAGAAAAAACTCGGGAGATCTATCAAGAGGCTCTTCAAGCACAGGGTTACGGCAAGATCACCACAGAAATTCTAGATGCGCCTGAGTTTTACTACGCCGAGGATTATCATCAGCAGTACTTGGCCAAAAACCCTGGTGGTTACTGCGGTTTGGGAGGTACTAAGGTCTGTTTGCCAGAGGTGCTGGCGGAGTCGATGTAA
- a CDS encoding hemerythrin domain-containing protein, with product MSSAASTRPLATLCAEQHRVILQLLTRLSQATDWELGQKRTAAQRLRQRLSRHIQLERHALHPLLRSSLNGDPSLHAQLNRQEQQLRDLLPELTHFLHQAERSPQQLDPAVALRFYHQLRDQFQQEEHVLHPLLARCVSAEAEQQQLRLFHRRLQATLSSSSSATQNRRPSLEELERQAVTRPVLPNEQFWPLRENTVQLVTP from the coding sequence ATGTCTTCTGCAGCCTCCACCCGCCCTTTGGCCACCCTTTGCGCTGAGCAACATCGGGTTATCTTGCAACTCTTAACCCGGCTATCTCAGGCAACGGATTGGGAGCTTGGCCAGAAGCGAACTGCGGCCCAAAGGTTGCGGCAACGCCTGTCTCGTCACATTCAACTGGAACGCCATGCTCTTCATCCCTTGCTGCGGTCGTCCCTGAATGGGGATCCCAGCCTGCATGCTCAGCTCAATCGTCAGGAGCAGCAGTTGCGGGATCTGCTACCGGAGCTGACCCACTTTTTGCATCAGGCGGAGCGTTCTCCGCAGCAACTGGATCCCGCTGTGGCACTCCGGTTTTATCATCAGCTACGCGATCAGTTCCAGCAGGAAGAACATGTTCTGCATCCCCTGTTGGCCCGTTGTGTCTCCGCCGAAGCTGAGCAACAGCAACTGCGCCTTTTTCATCGGCGTCTGCAGGCTACCCTCTCCTCCTCTTCCTCGGCAACCCAGAACCGTCGCCCTAGCCTAGAGGAGTTGGAACGGCAAGCGGTGACCCGCCCTGTGTTGCCCAATGAGCAGTTTTGGCCGTTGCGGGAGAATACGGTGCAGCTTGTCACTCCTTAA
- a CDS encoding DUF4089 domain-containing protein, translating to MEGLDPEVYVDSVAKALQLPLHPDHRPGVIENFARILPIAKLVLEFPLPQTVEPAPTFDPLCVSGTEFLP from the coding sequence ATGGAAGGTTTGGATCCAGAAGTATATGTTGACTCAGTGGCCAAAGCGCTGCAACTCCCCCTCCACCCTGATCACCGTCCAGGGGTGATTGAAAATTTTGCCCGCATCCTGCCCATTGCCAAGTTGGTGTTGGAGTTCCCTTTGCCCCAAACGGTTGAACCTGCACCCACTTTTGACCCCCTTTGCGTCAGCGGGACGGAGTTCTTACCATGA
- a CDS encoding AtzE family amidohydrolase yields MTLDPRLLGSADAVSIATAVRQGDISAQSVVAASLERIQQRDGDFNSFTEVLKDSALEAAEKLDQQVAKGIPVGPLAGVPFAVKNLFNVAGLTTLAGSVINQENPPAPTDATVVARLKQAGAVLVGALNMDEYAYGFVTENSHYGPTHNPHDLQRIAGGSSGGSAAAVAGGLVPLSLGSDTNGSIRVPASLCGIYGLKPTYGRLSRAGVALFAGSFDHVGPFARTVADIALSFDVMQGPDPNDPVCAQRPVEPTVPQLGQGIEGLRIAVADDYFARGAELQIFAGVEKIAQALGITRRVRIPEAHRARAAAYLITAVEGANLHLHNLRSRPQDFDPATRDRFLAGALLPADWILQAQRFRSWYRQQVMTLFQEIDLFIAPTTPCPAPLIGQEKMVIDGVEVLTRPNLGLYTQPLSFIGLPVLSVPLRETGSLPFGVQLVAAPHQEAKLLRVAAYLESLGIPNAQPV; encoded by the coding sequence ATGACGTTGGATCCCCGTCTTCTCGGCAGTGCCGACGCGGTCTCCATTGCTACTGCTGTGCGCCAGGGAGACATCAGCGCCCAGTCGGTGGTGGCGGCTAGCCTGGAGCGGATCCAGCAAAGGGATGGAGACTTCAATTCCTTCACGGAGGTGCTCAAGGACTCTGCCCTAGAAGCGGCGGAAAAGTTGGATCAACAGGTGGCAAAAGGGATCCCGGTAGGTCCGTTGGCGGGGGTGCCCTTTGCCGTTAAGAACCTGTTTAATGTGGCCGGCCTCACCACCTTGGCTGGCTCTGTGATCAACCAGGAAAATCCTCCCGCCCCAACAGATGCGACGGTGGTGGCCCGTCTCAAGCAGGCAGGGGCGGTCTTGGTGGGTGCCCTGAACATGGACGAGTACGCTTATGGGTTCGTCACTGAAAACAGCCACTACGGCCCGACCCATAACCCTCACGATTTACAACGGATAGCAGGCGGCTCCTCTGGCGGGTCGGCAGCAGCGGTGGCGGGGGGGTTGGTGCCTCTGTCTTTGGGCAGCGATACCAACGGCTCGATTCGCGTCCCGGCTTCGTTGTGTGGCATCTACGGCCTCAAGCCCACCTATGGTCGTCTGTCACGGGCGGGGGTAGCTCTGTTTGCCGGCAGTTTTGACCATGTGGGCCCCTTTGCTCGCACGGTGGCGGATATTGCCCTCAGCTTCGATGTCATGCAAGGGCCGGATCCCAACGATCCGGTTTGTGCCCAACGCCCCGTGGAGCCCACTGTTCCACAACTGGGGCAGGGGATCGAAGGCTTGCGCATTGCCGTGGCGGATGATTACTTTGCCCGTGGCGCTGAGCTGCAAATTTTTGCCGGGGTGGAAAAGATCGCCCAAGCGCTTGGGATAACTCGCAGGGTGCGGATCCCGGAGGCCCATCGCGCCCGTGCTGCCGCCTATTTAATCACGGCTGTCGAAGGGGCCAACCTACACCTGCACAACCTGAGAAGCCGTCCCCAAGACTTTGACCCCGCCACTCGGGATCGCTTTTTGGCTGGGGCCCTGTTGCCGGCGGATTGGATCCTGCAGGCGCAGCGGTTCCGTAGTTGGTATCGCCAGCAGGTAATGACCCTTTTTCAGGAGATCGATCTGTTCATCGCCCCCACCACCCCCTGCCCCGCCCCCTTAATCGGCCAGGAGAAGATGGTGATCGATGGGGTGGAGGTGCTGACTCGGCCCAATCTGGGTCTGTACACTCAGCCGCTGTCGTTTATTGGTTTGCCCGTACTTTCTGTACCGCTACGGGAGACGGGATCCCTGCCCTTTGGGGTGCAGTTGGTAGCCGCTCCCCATCAAGAAGCCAAGCTACTGAGGGTGGCAGCCTACTTGGAATCGCTCGGGATCCCCAACGCTCAACCCGTTTAG
- the gcvP gene encoding aminomethyl-transferring glycine dehydrogenase, giving the protein MSDSAILHPTQFDFPSWDGSSAQGIPQSLPSPDLGLLEQAEQFIGRHIGPNRQQIEQMLQVLDLSSLTELVEKTVPAAIRSARPLKLGSLRTEQQVLAELKGIAARNQVWRSFLGMGYSNCLTPPVIQRNILENPGWYTQYTPYQAEIAQGRLEALLNFQTMVIDLTGMEIANASLLDEGTAAAEAMTLSYGLAAKGSHIFWVEQGCHPQTLAVLQTRAEPLGIQIRVADPGEFQLEGESFGLLLQYPTTYGEICDYRELVEQAHQQGILVTVAADLLSLTLLKPPGEWGADIVVGSTQRFGIPLGYGGPHAAYFATREAHKRLLPGRLVGVSQDAQGNPALRLALQTREQHIRRDKATSNICTAQVLLAVMASMYAVYHGPKGLQKMALRIYGQAHGLAAGIRDLGYAVGPEHFFDTFWVKGQSPAQIQEIQARATQKRMNLRPINELTLGISLDEATTPEDVWDLFQIFGGSNLPLEELEGWAHPLPDLSRSLPPGLMRTSSYLTHPVFNSYHSETELLRYIHRLQSRDLSLTHSMIPLGSCTMKLNATVEMLPVTWPEFAQIHPFAPLEQTRGYQTLFAQLEQMLAEITGFAGVSLQPNAGSQGEYAGLLAIRHYHQARGEGHRQVCLIPTSAHGTNPASAVMAGMQVVSVACDAAGNIDLADLRAKAEQHREHLAALMITYPSTHGVFEEGIRDICQIVHEAGGQVYMDGANLNAQVGVCRPGELGADVCHLNLHKTFCIPHGGGGPGVGPIGVAAHLLPYLPGHPFLPECSGPVSAAPWGSASILPISWAYIRLMGSAGLTLATQVAILNANYIAKRLDPYYPVLYKGSHDWVAHECILDLRPLKKNAGIEVEDVAKRLMDYGFHAPTVSWPVAGTMMVEPTESESLTELDRFCEAMIAIRQEIAAIERGEADPVHNPLKLAPHTAEVVTADSWDRPYSRAVGAYPAPWVKANKFWPSVSRIDNAYGDRNLVCSCQPWLED; this is encoded by the coding sequence ATGTCTGACTCTGCTATTCTCCACCCGACTCAATTTGACTTTCCAAGCTGGGATGGATCTTCTGCACAGGGGATCCCGCAGTCCCTCCCTTCCCCCGACTTGGGGCTGCTTGAGCAGGCCGAACAATTTATCGGGCGGCACATTGGGCCGAACCGGCAGCAGATCGAGCAGATGTTGCAGGTGTTGGACTTAAGTTCCTTAACTGAGCTGGTCGAGAAGACGGTGCCAGCGGCGATTCGCAGTGCTCGGCCCTTAAAGCTGGGATCCCTGCGCACCGAGCAGCAGGTGTTGGCGGAGCTGAAGGGGATTGCTGCCCGAAATCAAGTATGGCGGTCGTTTTTGGGCATGGGCTACTCCAACTGTCTCACTCCGCCCGTGATTCAGCGCAACATCCTAGAAAACCCCGGCTGGTACACCCAATACACCCCCTATCAAGCGGAGATCGCCCAGGGACGCTTGGAAGCGCTGTTGAATTTTCAGACGATGGTGATCGACCTGACGGGGATGGAGATCGCCAATGCTTCCTTACTGGATGAGGGGACGGCGGCGGCAGAAGCCATGACTCTCAGCTACGGGCTAGCAGCAAAAGGCAGCCACATCTTCTGGGTGGAACAGGGTTGTCATCCGCAAACGTTGGCGGTGTTGCAGACGCGGGCCGAGCCCTTGGGGATCCAGATTCGTGTTGCAGATCCGGGGGAGTTCCAGTTGGAGGGCGAGAGTTTTGGCCTGTTGTTGCAGTACCCCACCACCTACGGGGAGATTTGTGACTATCGGGAGCTGGTGGAGCAGGCTCATCAGCAGGGGATCCTGGTGACGGTGGCTGCCGATCTGCTCAGCCTTACCCTACTCAAACCCCCAGGGGAATGGGGGGCAGATATTGTGGTCGGCTCCACCCAACGGTTTGGGATCCCACTCGGGTACGGAGGGCCACATGCTGCCTACTTTGCCACCCGCGAGGCTCACAAACGCCTGCTACCGGGACGCTTGGTAGGTGTTTCTCAAGATGCCCAGGGCAACCCCGCCCTGCGCCTAGCTCTACAAACTCGTGAGCAACACATCCGCCGCGACAAAGCCACCAGCAATATTTGTACAGCCCAGGTGCTTCTGGCGGTGATGGCCTCGATGTACGCCGTCTATCACGGCCCCAAGGGATTACAGAAGATGGCTCTGAGGATCTATGGCCAAGCCCATGGGTTGGCGGCAGGTATCCGTGATTTGGGCTATGCAGTGGGGCCAGAGCACTTTTTCGATACCTTTTGGGTGAAAGGCCAATCCCCGGCCCAGATCCAGGAGATTCAAGCTCGGGCCACCCAAAAACGGATGAATCTGCGGCCAATCAACGAGCTAACGCTGGGGATCAGCCTGGATGAGGCCACCACGCCTGAGGATGTCTGGGATCTGTTCCAGATATTTGGGGGATCCAATCTCCCCTTGGAGGAACTTGAAGGCTGGGCTCACCCCTTGCCCGATCTGAGTCGGAGTTTGCCCCCCGGTTTGATGCGCACCAGTTCCTATCTCACCCATCCCGTTTTCAACAGCTACCACTCCGAGACGGAGCTGCTGCGCTATATCCACCGTCTGCAAAGCCGGGATCTCTCCCTGACCCACTCCATGATCCCGTTGGGTTCCTGCACCATGAAGCTGAACGCCACGGTGGAGATGCTCCCCGTCACTTGGCCGGAGTTTGCTCAGATTCATCCTTTTGCCCCCCTCGAGCAGACGCGCGGCTATCAAACGCTATTTGCCCAACTGGAACAGATGCTGGCGGAGATCACGGGTTTTGCTGGAGTTTCTTTGCAGCCCAATGCCGGATCCCAGGGGGAATACGCCGGTTTGCTGGCCATTCGCCATTATCACCAGGCCCGAGGGGAAGGCCATCGGCAAGTGTGCCTGATCCCCACCTCTGCCCACGGCACTAACCCAGCCAGCGCAGTGATGGCGGGAATGCAGGTGGTGAGCGTGGCTTGTGATGCAGCCGGCAACATCGATCTGGCGGATTTACGGGCCAAGGCGGAGCAACATCGGGAGCACCTGGCAGCCCTGATGATCACCTACCCTTCCACCCACGGGGTGTTTGAGGAAGGGATCCGTGACATTTGCCAGATTGTGCATGAAGCCGGGGGACAGGTGTACATGGATGGGGCCAATCTCAATGCCCAGGTGGGGGTGTGCCGTCCCGGCGAGTTGGGGGCGGATGTCTGCCACTTGAACCTGCACAAAACCTTCTGCATTCCCCATGGGGGGGGTGGGCCGGGGGTGGGGCCGATCGGGGTGGCGGCCCATTTGTTGCCCTATCTGCCCGGTCATCCCTTCTTGCCAGAATGCAGTGGCCCCGTCAGTGCCGCCCCTTGGGGCAGTGCCAGTATTTTGCCCATTTCTTGGGCCTACATTCGCCTGATGGGATCCGCCGGGCTTACCCTCGCAACCCAGGTGGCCATTTTGAATGCCAACTACATTGCCAAACGCTTGGATCCCTATTACCCGGTGCTTTACAAAGGCTCCCATGACTGGGTAGCTCATGAGTGCATCCTGGATTTGCGCCCCCTGAAGAAGAACGCGGGTATCGAGGTGGAGGATGTGGCCAAACGCTTGATGGACTATGGCTTTCATGCCCCGACCGTGTCTTGGCCCGTGGCGGGCACGATGATGGTGGAGCCGACTGAGAGTGAATCCTTGACGGAGTTGGATCGCTTTTGTGAGGCGATGATCGCCATTCGCCAGGAGATCGCCGCCATCGAACGGGGGGAAGCGGATCCCGTACACAACCCTCTCAAGCTGGCACCCCACACCGCTGAAGTAGTGACGGCGGATTCGTGGGATCGCCCCTATTCCCGTGCAGTTGGGGCTTATCCAGCCCCTTGGGTCAAAGCCAACAAATTTTGGCCTAGCGTCAGCCGCATTGACAATGCCTACGGGGATCGGAATTTGGTCTGTAGCTGTCAGCCTTGGTTGGAGGACTAG
- the psbU gene encoding photosystem II complex extrinsic protein PsbU, producing the protein MRFLLSALVRVLLVLCLCLTPLGITVAAHAAELPAVKHLDAPIDVNNTILRNYRQLPGFYPNLARTLVQNAPYDSLEDILRIPGLTEEQKALIKANAENFVIGEYQEGANQLENRINQGYYG; encoded by the coding sequence ATGCGTTTCCTGCTGTCCGCCCTAGTTCGCGTTCTGCTAGTCCTGTGCCTTTGCTTGACCCCCTTGGGGATCACGGTTGCCGCTCATGCTGCGGAACTACCCGCCGTGAAGCACCTGGATGCCCCGATTGATGTGAACAACACCATCTTGCGCAACTATCGCCAGCTGCCGGGCTTCTACCCTAACTTGGCCCGGACACTGGTGCAAAATGCGCCCTACGATAGCCTGGAAGATATTCTGCGGATCCCAGGTCTGACGGAGGAGCAAAAAGCCTTGATCAAGGCCAATGCGGAAAACTTCGTCATCGGCGAGTATCAGGAGGGGGCCAACCAATTGGAAAACCGCATCAACCAAGGCTACTACGGTTGA
- the csaB gene encoding polysaccharide pyruvyl transferase CsaB, giving the protein MKLPRVLICGYYGYGNGGDEALLLALIQELQQLPNPVQPVVLSRQPAQTAASYPVLACPRFNGLALQRCLREAEAFVWGGGSLLQDRTSWRSPLYYLGVMGLAQQLRQKTFAWAQGIGPLDRAWIRNLARRSLAGCTAISVRDRIASDLLEHWGIPHQVAPDPVWGLKSKTLPEWEAWPQPRIAVVLRQHPQLTPARIESLGQGLMQLQVSTGAYLLFIPLQLAPQGSPELGADYRLAQDLQQRMPGHSQILDIRDPCLLKGSFQGARLAITMRYHGLVMAAAEGCRCFGLSYDPKVKTLLQDLGMPGWDLQEIPTDPETLHQAWLTCYENGPALSSAEIETWVQRSAQHGEWLRQQLSWE; this is encoded by the coding sequence ATGAAACTGCCACGGGTGCTGATCTGTGGCTATTATGGCTACGGCAACGGTGGCGATGAAGCGTTGCTGTTGGCCCTGATTCAGGAGCTCCAGCAGTTGCCCAACCCCGTGCAGCCGGTGGTGCTCTCTCGTCAGCCAGCCCAAACGGCAGCTAGCTACCCGGTATTGGCTTGCCCTCGCTTTAACGGGTTGGCTTTACAGCGTTGTTTACGGGAAGCCGAGGCTTTTGTTTGGGGTGGGGGTAGCCTCTTACAGGACCGCACCAGTTGGCGTAGCCCTCTCTACTACCTGGGGGTGATGGGCTTAGCTCAGCAACTGCGGCAGAAAACCTTCGCTTGGGCCCAAGGGATCGGCCCGTTGGATCGAGCTTGGATTCGCAATTTGGCACGGCGCTCCTTGGCGGGCTGTACAGCTATTAGTGTGCGGGATAGGATCGCCTCAGACTTACTGGAACATTGGGGGATCCCTCACCAAGTTGCCCCGGATCCGGTTTGGGGGCTGAAGTCGAAAACCTTACCCGAGTGGGAGGCATGGCCACAGCCCCGCATTGCCGTGGTCCTGCGTCAGCACCCTCAACTGACTCCGGCCCGCATCGAATCTCTGGGCCAGGGGTTGATGCAACTGCAGGTTTCTACTGGGGCTTATCTTCTCTTCATTCCCTTGCAACTGGCCCCTCAGGGATCCCCAGAGTTGGGGGCGGATTATCGCTTGGCTCAGGATTTGCAACAGCGAATGCCTGGCCATAGTCAGATCTTGGACATTCGGGATCCCTGTCTGCTCAAGGGGAGTTTTCAAGGGGCGCGGCTGGCGATCACAATGCGCTACCACGGGTTAGTAATGGCAGCTGCAGAGGGCTGTCGTTGCTTTGGTCTTAGCTACGATCCAAAGGTGAAAACCCTGTTGCAAGACCTGGGGATGCCCGGCTGGGATTTGCAGGAGATCCCGACCGATCCAGAAACTCTTCACCAGGCTTGGCTGACCTGCTACGAAAATGGGCCGGCTCTGAGCTCTGCAGAGATTGAAACGTGGGTGCAACGGTCGGCTCAACACGGCGAATGGCTCCGACAGCAGTTGAGTTGGGAGTAG
- a CDS encoding CPBP family intramembrane glutamic endopeptidase: MTSQIHPLTREQVLSAMVATSGCLALLAGLWSWLGSVPIPFFWDPLALLWGVGLGFGVVLMSEIVYRLWPDYRQAARTYLQLIVDPLQWGDVFWLGLLPGWSEEWLFRGVLVSVWVAGPLGWAGGILCSSLLFGLLHLLEWRGWPYALWASGVGILLGVGLWLSGNLLVTIVAHILTNWSAALWWKYRQYTSER, encoded by the coding sequence ATGACCTCGCAAATTCATCCTCTCACCCGCGAACAAGTTCTGAGCGCGATGGTAGCCACCAGTGGATGCCTAGCACTCCTAGCCGGTCTGTGGAGTTGGCTGGGATCCGTACCCATCCCATTTTTTTGGGATCCGCTGGCGCTGCTCTGGGGTGTGGGGTTAGGCTTTGGCGTGGTGCTGATGAGCGAGATAGTTTACCGCCTCTGGCCTGACTATCGCCAGGCTGCCCGCACCTACTTGCAGTTAATTGTAGATCCTTTGCAGTGGGGGGACGTATTTTGGCTGGGCCTGTTGCCGGGCTGGAGCGAGGAATGGTTGTTCCGGGGCGTTTTGGTTTCGGTGTGGGTTGCTGGCCCCTTGGGTTGGGCGGGCGGGATCCTCTGCAGCAGTCTTTTGTTCGGACTATTGCATTTGCTGGAATGGCGGGGGTGGCCTTATGCCCTCTGGGCTAGTGGGGTTGGGATCCTGCTGGGGGTAGGGTTGTGGCTGTCAGGAAACTTGTTGGTCACCATTGTTGCTCATATCCTGACCAACTGGTCTGCCGCTCTGTGGTGGAAATATCGTCAATACACCTCTGAACGGTAG
- a CDS encoding alpha/beta hydrolase: MPSRPWLRQLLWGSFSWIRVGRSLILIGLVVYGYLIWLGWFWSERMIFLPRPSSYQDGEQILKLTTRDGVSISAVYLLNPAATYTLLYSHGNAEDLGDIFPRMLSLQRQGFGVLAYDYRGYGTSEGTPSEAGVYLDIEAAYAYLIRQGIPPEQILVYGRSVGGGPSVYLAAQKPVGGVILESTFVTTFRVLTRIPLLPFDRFDNLSRIPKIECPLLILHGTDDGLIPFWHAQTLYRAARDPKRLIPIEGANHNDLLQVAGDDYYSILHQFVDELVDPYRKATPLR, from the coding sequence ATGCCGTCCCGTCCTTGGCTGCGTCAACTGCTGTGGGGATCCTTCTCCTGGATTAGAGTCGGACGCTCCCTAATCTTGATCGGGTTAGTGGTGTATGGCTACCTGATCTGGTTGGGATGGTTCTGGTCGGAACGGATGATCTTTCTGCCCCGGCCCTCTAGTTACCAAGATGGGGAGCAAATTCTCAAGCTGACCACCCGCGACGGTGTGTCGATTTCTGCAGTGTATCTGCTCAATCCCGCTGCCACTTATACCCTGCTCTACAGCCACGGCAATGCGGAAGATTTGGGCGATATTTTCCCCCGCATGCTCAGCCTGCAGCGACAGGGGTTTGGAGTTTTGGCCTACGACTATCGCGGCTATGGCACCAGCGAAGGGACTCCTTCCGAAGCAGGGGTCTACCTGGATATTGAAGCAGCCTATGCCTACTTGATTCGGCAAGGGATCCCACCGGAGCAGATCCTCGTCTACGGGCGCTCGGTCGGGGGTGGGCCATCGGTTTATTTGGCGGCCCAAAAGCCCGTTGGGGGGGTGATCCTGGAATCTACTTTTGTGACAACCTTTCGGGTGTTGACGCGCATTCCATTGCTGCCCTTCGACCGCTTTGATAATTTGAGTCGGATTCCCAAGATCGAATGTCCCCTCCTGATTTTGCACGGCACCGACGATGGCCTGATCCCCTTCTGGCATGCCCAAACCCTCTACCGAGCAGCACGGGATCCGAAACGCCTCATCCCCATTGAGGGGGCCAACCACAACGATCTGCTGCAGGTGGCCGGGGATGACTACTACAGCATCTTGCACCAATTTGTAGACGAGCTCGTGGATCCCTATCGAAAAGCTACTCCACTGAGATAG